One Deltaproteobacteria bacterium DNA segment encodes these proteins:
- a CDS encoding HIT domain-containing protein, with protein sequence MEKPLWAPWRMEYIATPAATTCIFCQFMAAPSDKDRENLVVHRSNLSFTVLNRFPYNSGHVMVIPQAHGADFATLTDEIFADLHQELKLAAKVIHEVYHPEGCNIGMNLGRIAGAGIADHLHYHIVPRWGGDTNYMPVLADTKVLIEHLDNSWQRIQAGFLALG encoded by the coding sequence TTGGAAAAGCCATTATGGGCCCCATGGCGTATGGAATACATTGCCACACCTGCAGCTACTACCTGTATTTTTTGTCAATTTATGGCAGCGCCGTCTGATAAAGATCGTGAAAATTTAGTAGTGCATCGCAGCAATTTATCTTTTACGGTGCTAAATCGTTTCCCGTATAATTCGGGACATGTGATGGTGATTCCCCAAGCACACGGGGCAGATTTTGCCACACTTACGGATGAAATTTTTGCTGATTTACATCAAGAACTTAAACTTGCAGCTAAGGTCATTCATGAAGTTTATCATCCCGAAGGATGCAATATAGGGATGAATCTTGGTAGGATTGCTGGTGCTGGGATAGCAGATCATCTACATTACCACATCGTACCGCGTTGGGGAGGTGACACTAATTACATGCCAGTGTTGGCGGATACTAAAGTTCTTATCGAACATTTAGATAATAGCTGGCAGCGAATACAAGCCGGATTTTTAGCTTTAGGTTGA
- the pgl gene encoding 6-phosphogluconolactonase, translated as MNMHIVSDLDALAFEAAELFASQAEVSIQERGRFMVALAGGVTPSAAYRLLANQSAPYYKRIAWEKVHIFFGDERFVPAAHHDSNYRMATETLLSHVPIPKSNIHRIVTEYDNADLAAQAYARELGMAFGLTPPGMPRFDLVLLGMSSDGGTASIFPGENTVGEWRTWVAAPFVVKLGAYRLTLTFPVFDNARYVAFLVSGQKKATALARILGTPGHAWLPAGQVRPQGKLLWIIDRDAAAELPTRIANAGS; from the coding sequence ATGAACATGCATATTGTTAGTGATCTAGACGCACTAGCATTTGAGGCAGCTGAGTTGTTTGCTAGCCAGGCTGAAGTGTCCATACAAGAGAGAGGGCGATTTATGGTGGCTTTGGCTGGTGGTGTTACCCCAAGTGCTGCTTATAGACTGCTTGCCAATCAAAGTGCTCCTTATTACAAACGTATCGCCTGGGAAAAAGTTCATATATTTTTTGGCGATGAACGATTTGTTCCTGCAGCTCATCACGATAGCAATTACCGCATGGCAACAGAAACATTACTGTCGCATGTGCCGATTCCTAAAAGTAATATCCATCGTATTGTCACCGAATATGATAACGCAGATTTAGCTGCTCAAGCTTATGCACGAGAGTTAGGTATGGCCTTTGGTTTAACACCTCCAGGAATGCCACGTTTTGATTTAGTATTGCTCGGTATGAGTAGTGATGGTGGTACAGCTTCAATATTTCCTGGTGAAAATACAGTGGGTGAATGGCGTACATGGGTGGCAGCACCATTTGTTGTAAAGCTAGGTGCTTATCGTTTGACGCTAACTTTTCCGGTGTTCGATAATGCTCGCTATGTTGCTTTTTTAGTTAGCGGTCAAAAAAAGGCGACAGCTTTAGCTCGTATATTAGGAACACCAGGGCATGCTTGGCTGCCAGCAGGACAAGTACGACCGCAAGGCAAATTGCTTTGGATTATTGATCGTGATGCCGCCGCAGAATTACCAACACGAATAGCAAATGCTGGGAGTTAA
- a CDS encoding DUF2339 domain-containing protein: protein MEEVLAAIGLILLALIILVMPIIALVFAIKARNSIKNINNNIKLRIESIENELQRLKQNINKTTNAKKTIVEQTIANTDTFESISNNNQQTDAKSINTIDTSTIANNTEPENITNAAYIAKAPSFDSPETEIKETTEKSTINTPPSSLEETIGLVWFTRIGAIIGLVVVAWFFKYAVDNDWIGPWGRVGIGATLGAALLFSGAFLARRSKHIHGYFLQGLMGLGLAILVVSGYASFGFYHLLAAWEAFAVITLLCVVGGALAYTFNSQLLLSLSLIAAFLNPVMLSTGVDRPFALFSYLLLMTSGAIFVAIVRRYTIALALAVFGIIAIFIGWYDRFFNISPPPLPGTVDELPEKLQGAYYPLLARFAPLIFTALFALEWSIAGILLRKRGRPIVALVFYLIAAVSAHAAYTGLLFDHTFILGGILCALAAIFASLLIYEGHGNWLGLPMVVAFTVLAAVANDVAIDSRLPIMLLTGGLSAIYFGIILRTSLRSGSLASWRALLLIGGAGLGLLVLAVQQLLIHHHIETFAGLVAVLSLIYLLIAISTQRITLLIVVLIVSFISFGVASSINNETNYVFLGICSLWFLMHLGFLAFEMLFKQRPWNFARLAALGGVGVCYIFLLLSNTANDADLLRACVSIATGALYLIFGVRMLNAGRYAQDRVLLPLGLAVTLFTLALAFLLSGPSLTVAWAIEAGALGWLATKAKRNEQLGHSAWLIFALVMILLALIRLLGWDWDWAQRQYWIFISTQGEKGILQPSPFLHPRAWGLIAIGVALLLCAKCWSRLRENFVFRITALITLIAGHIAVLVLLITEIQIWATVAPPQLLAKLPREEFDVILQNWQNAVWAQSTRLSMITTIIMAIYALLLLSFGFAIKDYVHRLLGIALFAITLGKLTILDVWRLETIYRIAVGATLATLFLVGGFLYARFAKRVRTLIMDGSNKSALLFFICVSLATANAFAQKSNQQDNTAPSNIKAAQLSQSIVNIPIAGDYKITITPALYAASKTQPTLQDLRIIAPDGNNAPYFIEDVRPPAPQNRATARLLNPVILPNGATQVVLAIPKSAREHNAVFLDIKGNNYLRATKVESSLNGKSFGLLAQGEYVFMVSNSRNTASRNYINYPLTHARYLRITVLPGQDQQALHINGAIVHHEIINSHLKAYAQVTLGISSEENINNTYDKKSIYLFEKLPSNLPIHALELEVAPDNFVRRAYIEATTKKQAWFPVGGGIIYQVLTNENKPTVYKNALNLTINPGSRPYIRLIIENGDDPPIKVLSAKLHYQRQEIIMRAKEVGDYILRLGDAKAKAPSYDLREQLRRTGFTELPQITIGPLQLVTINTDDQSQTTKIAFSEKYALFIKIGLGVLAIILLIWTIRMIKRPSRV from the coding sequence ATGGAAGAAGTTCTGGCGGCTATCGGCTTAATTTTATTAGCATTAATCATTTTGGTGATGCCAATTATTGCTCTGGTTTTTGCCATTAAAGCACGTAACTCTATAAAAAACATCAACAATAATATAAAGTTACGTATAGAATCGATAGAAAATGAATTACAACGACTAAAACAAAATATAAATAAAACTACTAATGCGAAGAAAACTATAGTCGAACAAACAATAGCAAACACAGATACATTTGAATCTATTAGCAATAATAACCAACAAACTGATGCAAAATCAATAAACACCATCGATACAAGCACAATAGCCAATAACACTGAACCTGAAAATATTACTAATGCTGCTTATATAGCTAAGGCTCCATCATTTGACTCACCCGAAACAGAAATAAAAGAAACAACTGAAAAATCTACAATTAATACACCTCCATCATCGCTTGAAGAAACAATTGGTTTGGTGTGGTTCACCCGCATTGGTGCAATAATTGGATTAGTAGTTGTCGCATGGTTTTTTAAATATGCGGTTGACAACGATTGGATTGGCCCTTGGGGACGTGTTGGCATTGGCGCCACTTTAGGGGCGGCATTACTATTTAGTGGGGCTTTTTTAGCTCGACGATCTAAACATATTCACGGCTATTTTCTCCAAGGTTTAATGGGCTTAGGCTTGGCGATTTTAGTTGTCAGTGGATACGCCAGCTTTGGCTTTTATCACTTACTTGCTGCTTGGGAGGCGTTTGCGGTTATTACTCTGCTTTGTGTAGTAGGCGGGGCACTTGCATATACGTTTAATTCACAACTCTTGCTTTCGTTATCATTAATTGCTGCGTTTCTTAACCCAGTTATGCTTTCAACCGGGGTTGACCGCCCATTTGCCTTATTTAGCTATCTATTATTAATGACCAGTGGCGCCATCTTTGTTGCTATAGTGCGAAGATATACGATTGCTTTAGCGTTAGCTGTTTTCGGTATCATTGCTATTTTTATCGGCTGGTATGATCGTTTCTTCAATATATCACCACCACCTTTACCAGGTACGGTTGATGAACTCCCTGAAAAATTACAAGGTGCTTATTATCCCTTACTGGCACGTTTTGCTCCATTAATATTCACTGCTTTATTCGCGCTTGAATGGAGTATTGCCGGTATTTTATTAAGAAAGCGCGGTCGCCCTATTGTAGCTTTAGTTTTCTATCTTATCGCAGCAGTATCTGCACATGCAGCATATACGGGCTTGTTATTTGATCATACCTTCATTCTAGGGGGAATACTTTGTGCGCTAGCAGCTATCTTTGCATCACTATTGATCTATGAAGGTCATGGTAATTGGCTTGGCTTGCCGATGGTCGTAGCTTTTACCGTGCTCGCAGCAGTAGCCAACGATGTGGCGATTGATAGCCGCTTGCCAATAATGCTACTGACTGGTGGCTTATCAGCGATTTATTTTGGTATCATATTGCGCACTTCGTTACGCTCCGGAAGTTTAGCTTCGTGGCGAGCCTTACTTTTAATTGGCGGCGCAGGCTTGGGGCTTTTAGTTTTAGCTGTACAACAATTACTAATTCATCATCACATTGAAACCTTTGCCGGATTAGTTGCTGTTCTTTCACTTATATATCTATTAATTGCTATAAGTACTCAACGAATTACATTACTTATAGTTGTATTAATTGTTAGTTTCATTTCTTTTGGAGTTGCTTCCTCGATAAACAATGAAACCAACTATGTGTTCTTAGGTATTTGCAGTCTTTGGTTTTTAATGCACTTAGGCTTTTTAGCCTTTGAAATGCTGTTTAAGCAAAGACCTTGGAATTTTGCACGTCTTGCCGCTTTAGGTGGCGTTGGGGTTTGTTATATCTTTTTGCTTCTATCTAATACTGCAAATGACGCTGATCTCTTACGTGCTTGCGTTTCAATAGCAACCGGTGCGCTTTATCTTATTTTCGGTGTTCGTATGCTTAATGCTGGTCGCTACGCCCAAGACCGTGTGCTATTACCATTAGGTTTAGCAGTTACTTTATTTACCCTGGCACTAGCATTTCTATTAAGTGGCCCAAGCTTAACCGTGGCCTGGGCAATTGAAGCTGGTGCACTTGGTTGGCTTGCCACAAAAGCAAAACGAAATGAGCAACTCGGTCATTCTGCTTGGCTCATCTTCGCTTTGGTTATGATTTTATTAGCACTAATTCGTCTCTTAGGATGGGATTGGGATTGGGCTCAAAGGCAATATTGGATATTTATTTCTACACAAGGCGAAAAAGGTATTCTGCAACCTTCGCCTTTTTTACATCCCCGTGCTTGGGGACTTATTGCCATTGGCGTAGCTCTGCTTCTTTGTGCCAAATGCTGGTCACGTTTACGTGAAAATTTCGTGTTTCGCATTACCGCATTAATAACGCTTATTGCTGGCCATATTGCAGTTTTAGTACTGCTTATTACTGAAATACAAATTTGGGCTACTGTGGCACCACCTCAACTTTTAGCCAAACTCCCTCGTGAAGAATTCGATGTTATCCTGCAAAACTGGCAGAATGCTGTATGGGCTCAAAGTACCCGCTTATCAATGATCACTACTATTATTATGGCTATATATGCCTTATTACTATTAAGTTTTGGCTTCGCGATAAAAGATTATGTGCACCGCTTACTTGGTATAGCCTTATTTGCAATTACTTTGGGCAAGTTAACTATACTCGATGTATGGCGGCTTGAAACTATCTATCGTATTGCTGTTGGTGCTACATTGGCGACGTTATTCTTAGTTGGTGGCTTCTTATACGCTCGATTTGCAAAACGCGTGAGAACTTTAATTATGGATGGCAGCAACAAAAGCGCATTACTTTTCTTTATTTGTGTATCTCTAGCAACAGCAAACGCCTTTGCACAAAAATCCAATCAACAAGATAATACCGCCCCTAGCAATATAAAAGCAGCACAATTATCACAATCTATAGTTAATATACCGATTGCAGGTGATTATAAAATAACTATTACTCCGGCACTATATGCGGCAAGTAAAACTCAGCCGACTTTACAAGATTTACGAATCATTGCTCCTGATGGTAATAATGCCCCTTATTTTATTGAAGATGTACGACCACCAGCACCGCAAAACCGTGCTACCGCTCGCTTACTTAATCCGGTAATTTTGCCAAATGGTGCTACTCAAGTTGTACTGGCTATCCCTAAATCAGCACGCGAACATAACGCTGTCTTTTTAGATATTAAGGGTAATAACTATCTACGTGCTACCAAAGTTGAATCTAGCCTTAATGGCAAATCATTCGGCTTATTAGCGCAGGGTGAATATGTGTTTATGGTTAGCAATAGCAGAAATACCGCTTCACGTAATTATATTAACTATCCTCTAACACATGCGCGCTATCTACGAATTACTGTATTACCTGGTCAAGATCAGCAAGCGTTACACATCAACGGTGCCATAGTGCACCATGAAATAATTAATAGCCATCTAAAAGCCTACGCTCAAGTTACTCTTGGCATTAGTTCAGAAGAGAATATCAATAATACTTATGATAAAAAATCCATTTATTTATTTGAAAAACTGCCCAGCAATCTGCCTATCCATGCTCTTGAATTAGAAGTAGCACCCGACAACTTCGTAAGACGTGCATATATTGAAGCAACTACTAAAAAACAAGCCTGGTTTCCAGTTGGCGGGGGGATAATTTATCAAGTATTAACTAACGAAAATAAACCAACTGTTTATAAGAATGCGCTCAATCTAACTATTAATCCCGGCAGCAGACCATATATCAGATTAATTATTGAAAACGGTGATGACCCACCAATTAAAGTACTAAGCGCCAAACTACACTATCAACGCCAAGAAATTATTATGCGTGCAAAAGAAGTTGGTGATTATATACTACGCCTAGGCGATGCTAAAGCCAAAGCGCCAAGCTATGATTTACGCGAACAACTGCGCCGCACTGGTTTTACTGAGCTTCCACAAATAACCATAGGACCACTGCAATTAGTTACTATAAACACCGACGATCAATCACAAACAACCAAAATTGCCTTTAGTGAAAAATATGCCCTCTTTATTAAAATTGGCTTAGGGGTATTGGCGATTATCTTATTAATATGGACAATTCGTATGATTAAGCGTCCATCACGTGTTTAA